GCCTGCGCCGACGCACAGTTTGACCGCCGCGCGTGTCCCGCTACCGTCGCACTCCCTCTTTCCCTCGCGTGAAAAAATCCTCCGCCCACACCGCCACGAAGTCCGCTCCGCCCGCCGCCGCTCCCGCCGGCAACGCCACCGCGCCGCTCCCGCTCTTCAACTGGCTGCGCTCCCGCGGCGCCGGCGTGCTCCTCCACCCGACCGCGCTGCCCGGCGCCCAAGGCGTCGGCGTGTTCGACGCCCACGCGCTGCGCTTCCTCGATTTTCTCCAGCAAGCCGGCGTGAAATACTGGCAGCTCTGCCCGCTCGGCCCGACCGGCTACGGCGACTCGCCCTACGCCTGCTTTTCCGCCTTCGCCGGCAATCCGCACCTCATCGACCTCGCCGCGCTCGTGCCGCACGACCTGCTCGACGAGGCCGACCTCGCGCCGCTGCGCACGTTGCCGACCGACCGCGTCGATTTCGGCGCGCTGCATGAGAAGAAGCGTCCGCTGCTCGCACGCGCCTATCGTAATTTCATGGAGCGCGAAGTCGCCGCGCCCTACGGCGAGTTCGAGGCCTTCAAGCACCGCCACGCCTCCTGGCTGATGCCCTACGCTTACTTCACCGCGCTGAAGGACCACTTCAACGGCGCGTCGTGGACCGAGTGGCCCGTCGAGCTGCGCGACTACGCCTCCGCGCAAAAATCCGACCTGCGCGCGCTGCTCGAGGAGCCGATCGAGCGCTGCTGCTTCGCCCAATACCTCTTCTTCGGTCAATGGCACCTCATCCGCACCGAGGCGCGCGCGCGCGGCATCGAGATCGTCGGCGACCTGCCGATCTTCGTCGCGCTCGACTCCTCCGACGCGTGGTCGAACCCGGGCCTCTTCGAACTCGATCCGCAAACCAAGCGCCCGATCGCCGTCGCCGGCGTGCCGCCGGATTATTTCTCCGCCGACGGACAGCTCTGGGGCAATCCGCTCTACCGCTGGGAAGCGCACCGCGCGGAAAATTACCGCTGGTGGATTGAGCGCATGCGCGCCGCGTTCGAGCTCTACGACATCGTGCGCATCGATCACTTCCGCGGCTTCGACACCTACTGGCGCATCCCGCTGCCCGCGACGAACGCGCGCGTCGGCGAGTGGCGCCAGGGCCCCGGCCTCGAGCTCTTCCGTGCGTTTCACCGCGAATTTCCCGACGCGCGCATCATCGCCGAGGATCTCGGCGACCTCACGCCCAGCGTGCGCGACCTCCTCGCGCAGACCGGCCTGCCCGGCATGCTCGTGCTGCAATTCGCCTTCGGCGGCGACGCGACCAACAGCTACCTGCCGCACAACGCGACGCCGAACAGCGTCATCTATCCCGGCACGCACGACAACGACACCACGCTCGGCTGGTATCGCACCGCAAGCGAGCACGAGCGCGACTACGTGCGCCGCTACTTCCGCGTTTCCGGCCAGGAAGTCGCGTGGGATTTCCTCCGCGCCGCCTACGCGAGCGCGTCGCGCCTCGCCGTGATTCCACTGCAGGACGTGCTCTCGCTCGAAAGCGCCGCGCGCTTCAACACGCCCGGAAAACCTGAGGGCAACTGGCAGTGGCGCTACCGCGCGGCCGATCTCGAAAAACTTTTTGGCGGCACCACGAACTATCTGCGCGACCTCGCGCAGCTCTACGGACGCTGATTTTTTCGCGCGGAGAAATTTTCACGCCGCGTCGCACCGCGCGTCACACGGAATATTTTCCGTGCATCTTGCGCGCGCGCTCGTTAGGAATTTTCCATGGCAAAGAAAAAAGCGGCCAAAAAGGCCACCAAGAAAGCCGGCAAAAAGAAGAAGTAACGCCCGTCGTTGCATCTTGCTACCCCAAGCCGCCGGCTCTTCGGAGCCGGCGTTTTGTTTTTCTCAGAGGGAAAATCGCGGAGCGAGCCGCGCGCGAGACCCAGTCACTTGATCTGCTCGGGCCGGAATTTCCGCCAGTAGCGCGCGAGGCCGCCGACACTCATCGCCGCCGGGTCCGCCTGCTCGTAGGTATCGAGCATCTCGTCGCTCAAGCCCGCCATTTTCAATTCGGCGCGCACGCGCTGCTCGAACAGCGGCACGATTTTTTCCTCGGGCATGCCGATCTTCAGCTCCTCGGCGATCCACTCCGCCCAGTCGAGCAGACGCTCGACCAGCTCGTTGAGGCGCTTCGCCGGATCGTCGATCTCGCCGAAATGAGTGAAGAACACGCGCGCCGGCTGGAGCTTCATGATCCGCTGCAGCGAACCGAGCCACTGCTCGATGTTGATGTCGGGCGGCGGACACGGCGGCAGGCACGGCCCGCCGTCGATCACCACGCCCATCACGTCGCCGGAAAACAGCGTCCGCTCCCGCTCGAGCCACCACGCGTGGTGGTGTTGCGCGTGACCGGGCGTGTCGAGCGCGGTGAAAATCGTGCCGCCCGCCTCGACGGTCTCGTTGTCCTGCACGACGCGGAGCTTGTCCGCCCGCACCGGGCGCATGTCGCCCCAGAGATAGTTCATCTGGTCGCCGAAGATCTTCGTCGCACTCGCGAGCAGCTTCGCCGGATCGGCGAGGTGCGGCGCGCCCTTCGGGTGCACGCAGACCGTCGCGCCGTATTCCTCGGCCCACCGCCACGCCGCGCCCGCGTGGTCGAAATGGATGTGCGTCACGAACACATGCGTGACGTTCTCCGGTCGCAGACCCGCGTGCAGGAGGCCCGCGACGGTGTTGTTGAAGATCGACTCCGGCCCGCAGTCGACGAGCGCAAGCTTCTCGTCGCCCACGACACCGGTGCCAATGACCTTCGGCCGGCCGAGATGCAGGCCGTCGACGAAACGGATCGCGCTCACTTCACCGCCGCCCACACGCGCTGCACGTCGTCGTGATCCTCGAGTTCCTGGAGGAACTCGCCAACCTCGGCGCGCTGCGCGTCGTTCAACTCGGGAAACTGCTTCGCCACGTAGCCGATTTCCGCGGTGATGACGCTCCAGCCGTTGCTCTTCAGCCAGGTCGCGACAGTGTGCACCGCGGTGCGGTCGCACAGGAAACGCGCGCCGGAGGCGCCTTCGGGGATGTCGTCGTTCTCCGCATGCGTGAGCGGCGCGAAGTCGTTCGCGCCCGCCTCGATGCCGGCGGCCTCGAGATCGGCGCCCGCCGCGGCGGTGTGCGCCTCGACGATGCCGGTGTGGTCGAAGAGAAACTTGTTCGAGCCCGCCTGGCCGAGCACACCCTTCTTGAAGAGCACGCGGATTTCCGGCGCGGTGCGCTGGACGTTGTCGGTCATGCACTCGACGATCACCGGCACCTTGTGCGGGGCGTAGCCTTCAAAGGCGACATGGTCCAGGCTGGCCTTTTCGCCGCCCGTGCCGGCGCCCTTCGCGATGGCGCGCTCGATCACGTCGCGCGTCACGCTGGCCTTCTTGGCCTTTTCGACCGCGGCGAAGAGCCGGGCGTTGGCGGTGATGTCGCCGCCGCCGAGTTTCGCGGCGACCGTGATTTCCTTCACGAGTTTGCCGACGACCTGACCCTTCTTGAGGTTAACGATCGCGCGTTTCGCGTGCAGCCATTGACGTCCCATAAGGCGGACAAAGTAGGCGGTCCGCCGCGCCCGCCGCAAGTGCCGAAACCTCGGGAGTTGCGAACCAACGGCGGAAGTGCCTGTCTCCGGGCGTCCATGAAGATTCTGGCCTGGCTCCTCCTCGGTTTCGCCGCGCTCGCCGCGGGTTGTGCCTCGCTCACCACCGAGGGGCGCGTCGACCTCGGCAAGCGGCGCCACGTCTGGGTCGAGCAACGCCTCAACGACAACCTCGGGGTCGGTCGCAAGCTCGTGGGCGAACTCCAGGCGCTCGGCTACGACGCCGCCGTCGGCCCGCTCACGATGATGCCGGACAACACGGAGCTGATCGTGACCTACGACGCGCGCGAGGAATGGGATTTTCGCGCCTACCTCATCGAGCTCAACGTCGCCGTGCGCCCCGCCAAGGACTACAACGTCATCATGTCCACCGCGCGCTATTTTCACCCCGGCGTGACGAAGAAATCGCCGGACAAAATGATCCACGAGCTGATGACGAAACTCTTCCCGCGCTGCCACGCGAAGTGAGCGGCGCGGCACGCTGCGAGTGCGGCGATCGGTAGCCCGCGACCCCCGGGCGCGGGTTTGCCACCAACGCGCCATCCGCGCGCGGGATCACCCGAGCAGCACGTTCATGATGGCGTTGCCGATGCCGACCAGCGCGGAACCCGAAATCAGGCCGGCGCAGATCGATTCGTAGCCTTCGACCCATAAGTCGTGGCCCTTCGTGCCGGGTGTCGGATTCTGCCGGCCCTTCCACCAGAAGATCATCGCGCCGACCCACATCATGAAACACGACGCCGGTGGCAGCACCACGCCGAGACCGACCGACACCGCAGAGATGGGGAAGCGGCCCTTGGTCTTGATGCGCAAAATCTCGAACGTCGCCGCCGCCACCGCCGCGACGATCATCGAGATGATCGCGGACGTCGGCAGGCTGTGCACGCCTTTGGCGATGATGTCGGCGACGCCCTTCCATTGCATCGCGGCGGGCATGGGAAACTGCTCCGAGATGATCGTCGTCGTCGAGCGCACGCCTTCCTTGTTCGCCGGCGCGAAGAGCAGGAAGAACAGCGGCGTCACCGCGAGCGCGCCGGAGAAGATGCCGATCATGTGACCGATCGCCTGCTGCCGCGGCTTCGCGCCGAGCATGTAGCCGGGCTTGATGTCCGAGAGCAGGCTCGCGGCGTTGGAGGAAATCTCCGCCGTCATGCCGGCGGGCAGAATGTTGCTCGCGGGATTCGAGCGGTCGATCGCGCCCATCGTGAACTGCGTGATCTTCGCCAGCGAACCGGTCGGCATCCACGACGTGAGCGCCATGGAGTTGGTGCAGATGACCGCGAGCACGACGATCAGCGGCAGCGAGAGGAACGACAACAGCCACGGCACGCCGAAGAACGCATGGTTCACCCACGCTCCGAGCACGCCGAGGATCGGCACGCCGACAAATGACAGCCACAACGGCAGCTCGATGTCGCGCAACACGTCCTTCTCGGGTGCAGCGCCCGCCACCGGCGCGGCCTTCTTGCGGAAAATCGTCGCGAACGCGCGCGTGAACAGCTCCGGCTTGCCGAAGAGGCCGACCAACGCGCCGACGACCATCATCACCACGCCCCACCACAGCGCCCACTGGTTCACGATCTCGCCGCGCGAGATGTTCACCAGCGCACCGCTCGGCGCCACGTAGCTCTTGATCTCGCCGCGCTGGATCATGATCGGCGCCAACACCGCGTAGTTCAGGACCGCCCCGAGCACGCAGCTCGTGGCCACGCGGATGCCCATGAGGCCGCCGACGCCGAGCATCGCCGCGTCGAGCGTGAGCCGCAGGCCCAGCTGGCGTATGTCGGTGCCGAGGATCTTCGGGATCCACCAAGAATACTTCGCCGCCGCGCCGTAATAGTAGACGTCGACGGTTTCCTGGAAATTCCACGGCTCCTTCAGGCCCGCCCACTGGTGCATGCGCAGCACCGTGAATTGCAGAAAGCGCATCCAACCATCGCTGATGATGAATTGCCAGAGACCCGTCACGAGCGTCGTCACCGCGAGCAGTTTCGCCTTAAAAAGTCCCGCCGCCTCCTGCCCGGTGTAGAGCGCATCGAGCACGACGCCGGCCGCGCGACCCTCGGGAAACGGCAGCTGGTCCTCGTTCACGAAGCGCCGCTTCATCGGGAACGCCACCAGCACGCCGAGCGTGGCCACGACCGCCATCCACACGATCATCTGCCACCATTCGAGAATGTGGCCCGTGATCACCATGTAGGCCGCGAGGCTCGTGGTCAGCGGCGTCACCATGTAACCCGCCGCCGAAGCGATCGATTGCGTGGCGTTGTTTTCCAGAATGGTGAAATCCTGCGCGATGCCCGCCTTCGCCATCATCCGGAACATGGCGAACGCCACGATCACGGAGGTGAGGTTGACGCCGATCGAGATGCCGGTCTTCGCCGCGATGTAGAGCGCCGTCGCCGCCAGCACGAAGCCGATCGCGAAACCTGTCAGCCCCGAGCGCAGCGTCAGCTGCGGCATCTCGCCGCGATAGACATTCTCGAACCACCACCGGTCTTTTTGCGCGCGGGTCCACGTCCGCGTCTGCTCATCCGTCAATTGCTGGAGGGCCATAGAGAGGTAACGCGCGGAACCCTGCACAGCCCCACGGCGATGGCGAGAGCGCAGTTGCCGAGCACCCTGCACTGACCAGCAACACTCGCCCACCGCACGCTTCCATTCGCTCCGCACGCTTCCTCCCATCTCAACGCCCGCTCTGTCGCCTGCTTGCGCTCCCGGACTATTTTGCGTAATACGCAAAATATGGAAACACTGCCTTCCGCCCGTCTCAACCGGACGCTCGCCCTCGCCTCGCTACTGGAAATCCCTGCCACGGCACTGGCGCGTGAACTCCGACGGCGCCTAAAACCGGCGCCCCAACCGCGCGGCGCCACGCTGCGTCCCGGAGGCGAAACTCCGCTCTGGCTCGCGCTGGTCGACGCGGCCCGCCCGTATCTGCGTCAACGCGGCGCCAAGTCCCGCCTCGCCCGCGTCCTCGGTCTCGATCCATCTCGCATCCATGAATTTTTCGAGGCCCGCAGCGCCATGCCTGATGCGGAGCGGACGATCTTCCTCCTCCTGTGGCTGGAACAACAACAACGCCTCGGTCGTGAGAAAGGCCAGTAACCCTCTTCCGGCAATTTTGCGTAATACGCAAAATTTCCGTGCGGAACCGGCCAGCGGACTTGACCGTTGGCGGGACACGTTGCGGCGCTTCGCGTGCCCGAGCGTCGCGCCATTCCGCGCTTCGCTGCTGACATAACGCTGTCGCACGGCTGCGCTACGCTCGCACCGATGAAAAACCGCTGCCCCTGGGCTGAAGCTGAAGTCCATCACCACTACCACGACACCGAGTGGGGCGTGCCCTCGCACGACGACCGCCACCTCTTCGAAATGCTCATCCTCGAAGGCGCGCAGGCCGGCCTGAGCTGGACCACGATTCTCCAGAAGCGCGAAAACTACCGCCGCGCGTTCGCCGGCTTCGACCCGGAGAAGGTCGTTCGCTTCGACGCGAAGAAACAGGCCGCGCTCCTCGCCGACCCCGGCATCGTCCGCAACCGCCTCAAAGTCGCGTCCGCCGTGCTCAACGCCCGCGCCTTCCTCACCGTGCAGGAGGAATTCGGCACCTTCGACCGCTACATCTGGACCTTCGTCGGCGGCGCACCGCTCCAGCCAAAACTGAAAACCCGCGACAAAATTCCGGCCACCACACCCGTCTCCGACGCGATGAGCCGCGACCTGCTGAAGCGCGGCTTCAAGTTCGTCGGCTCGACCATCTGCTACGCCTTCATGCAGGCCACGGGCATGACCAACGACCACCTCGTCACCTGCCCGTGTCACCGCGACTGCGCGCGGCTGGCCTGATCACGGACGACCCACGCCGCCGCGGAAACGCTCCACGAGCAGCATCACGCCCGCGATCAACGCGAGCGCGCCGAGGATCCACACCGGCAAACCGAGCCCGAGCAGGGCGTTGATGCCGAAGACGAGGAGAAACAGCGCGACAAAAAGATGGGCCATGGCGGTAGAGGAGGTTGGCCGCAGCTTACCTCGCCACGTCGCGCTCGTCTCGCGAAGCAAACCCGGCCGCGCGCTACGGGGAAATGCCGGAGGACGTCTCATGAGGTGGGCGCCGCTGTCCCCAGCGGCGACAAGCGCCGGGAACATCACGCCACCTCCGCGGCGGGCCCAGCGGTCCCGCCCTACCTCACGCAATCACGCTTCCTCGGGGCGCGCGCCAGCGCGCTGGCCCACCTCCCTTGGCATGATCTCGCCTGGGTTCGCCCGATCTACGCTGCCACTCACCGCGTCAACCGGTAGATCAGCACCGCGGTCCGCTTCACCATCTCCGGCATGTTGGCGAGGTCCATGTATTCGCCCGGCGCGTGCGCGCCGCGACCGCTCGCACCCATGCCGTCGAGCGTCGGCAACGGTGGCGACACGAACGACGCATCACCCGCACCGCGCGACTTCGGATCGTAGGCCTTGACCTCGCCATAACCGAGATCGCGACTCACCGCATCGAGCTGCCGCAGGAGCGCCTGGTTCTCCGCCGTCGCCTCCATCGCCGGGTAACTGTCGCCGAGAAACCGCAACTCCGCCGACGTGCGCGGCAGGTGCTTCGCGACGATCGCCTGCATTTTCGCCTGCGCCTCCTCCTTCTGCGCGCGACTCATGAACCGCAGATCGCCGTTCACCAGCGCGCGCTGCGCGATGATGTTGCCCTTGCCCGTCGCCTGGCCGCCGGTCCGCTCGAGCGCGACGTCCGTGCCGCCGACGACCAGCGCCGGGTTGCAGGTGATGCCGTCCATCTTCCGCAACTCCGTGTGAAACTCGGCCAGGATGCGCGCCATCTCGAACACCGCGCCGCTGCCCACGTGGTCGGCGAAAATCCCCGACGAGTGTCCCGTCGCGCCCTGCACCTCGAGTTCCCAGCTGACGATGCCGCGGCGCGCGATCGTCGCCGTGTGGCCGATGGCGCCCTCGAACGCCAGCGCGACGTCGCTGCGCTTGGCCGCTTCCCACAGATCTTTGCGGCTGAGCACGAGCGGCTGGCCGGGCGCTTCCTCGTCGCCGGTCATCACCACGATGAGCTGCGTGTCATCGAGCGCGCCGGCGGCGTGCAGCGCCTTCAACGCGTAAATCATCACGAGATCGCCGCCCTTGATGTCGCTCGCGCCGGCGCCGTAAGTCTTGTCGCCTTCGAGGCGAAACGTGCCGCCCGGCAACACGCTGTCGAGGTGGCCGATCAGCAGCACGCGCTTGCCCCGGCCGCCCTTGCGCTCGGCCACGAGATGGCCCGCGCGTTTCGTTTCCGCCGGCAGCGGCACGAACCGCGCGTCAAAGCCGAGTTCGCGCAGCTGCGCGCCGAAGAAATCGCTCATCGCGCGCACGCCGACGAAGTTCTCCGTCGCACTGTCGATCTTCACGGCGGCTTCGAGGTCGCGCACGAAATTCTCCCGCTGTCCGTCGATGAAGGCGGCGATCTTCGCCTCCTCCGGCGAAAGCTCCGCTCGCAACACGAGCGGCGAAACCAGCGACACGACAACGGCCAGCGACAGACGGAAGCGCGAGGACATGCCGCGTTGCTACACATTCCGCCGCGCGGGTCCAGTCGCGGCGCGTGCAGCATTCGTCGCAGCGCGGTTGCGGCGGTGCGCTGCGGGAGACTATCTCGCGGCATGGCGTTCACCTTCCCGAGCATTTTCGACTTCGGTCTCGAACCGGCGGCGCAAGTCCTCGCGCGCGGCTTTTCCGACTATTTTGTCTCGATCCCCGCCACGCCCGCCATGCTGCTCGCCATGGTGCGCGGCGACAGCGTCGATCTCACCGCGAGCCGCGTCGCCGTGCGCGACGGGCAACCGGTGGGCGCGGCACTGATCGCCCGACGCGGCTGGACATCGCGGCTGGCCGGCATGGCCATCGTGCCCGAGGCGCGGCGCACCGGCGTCGGCCGCGCCCTCATGGACCAACTCCTCACCGAAGCCCGCGCCCGCAGCGAACGCGCGATGGTGCTGGAGGTCATCGAGCAAAACGCGCCCGCCGTGCAGCTCTACGAAGTCTGCGGCTTCCAGAAAATCCGCCGCCTCACCGGCCACGCGGGCCGACCGGCTGCATCGGCGGAAGCCGGTGATTCCGCGCTCGAGGAAATCGATCCGCGCACGCTCGCCGCGCTCGTCGCGGAGCACGGCCTGCCCGATCTTCCGTGGCAAATTTCCGCCGAAACCATCGCACAAGCCACGCCGCCCGCGCTCGCGTTTCGCCTCGGGCCGTCGGCGCTGCTCATCTCGTCGCCCGCCGCCGACACGATCGGCATCCGCGCGATCGTCACGGAGCGCACTCATCGCGGCCGCGGCCATTCGCTCGCGTTGCTGCGGGCGGTAATCGCGGAATTTCCCGGCAAGGAGTGGCGCGCATCCGCTATCTTCCCCGAAGAAATGGGCGAGACATTCACCGCGGCCGGCCTCGCGCGCACGCCGCTCTCGCAGTGGCAGATGAGCCGCGCGCTCTGACCGCCGCTCCCGCCCGCCGCCGCCCCTCGTCCGCCGCAAACCACGAATGTTCGTAATACGAACATTCCTCCACCTGAGCGGCGTCACCTACGGGGGAAGCAAGCGAACAAATGTTCGTATTACGAACATTGGCGGGACGCGCCGCGTCGTGCGGGGACGAGGCATGGCCGCGAGGATCGGGGCAAAGGCGCGGCGCGCCACCTTCGCGGTTGCAATCCGGGCGCGCTGAGTAGCTTGGTGCCGCATGCTGACCGGCCTCACGCAATGGCTCGCCCGCCGTCCCGCCACAAGCGGCGCGTATGCGGATGCGTTCGTGCGCGGCGTCGCTGTCGAGGAGCCGCGCACGCCGCGCGATCCGCGACTCATGCGTTTCATCCTGATCTGCTGGCTGCTGATCGCCGTGAAGCACGTCGCCGTGATCTGGGCCGTGCATCACTACCACATGCCGTTTCACCAGCTCATCGTGAATTTTCCCACTTGGTTGATCGGCACCGTGGCGACGACGCTCTACCTGCAGCGCACGCGTTGAGCGCGCACCGCAGGCGCGCAGCCGGTCAAACGCCGGGCTGGCAGAGGCAGGAGGATTTCAGCTCGAGATCGGCACGGGTTCACGCGGCCTTGAACTGCTTTTCCACCGCAGCCGCCCCGTCGTCGCGGTGCTGGAGCTTCAACGCACGCGCACTTCCAGCGGCATCGCGTAATAGAAATCGACCACCGGCACCCACTCGGCACGGAAATCCTCCGGCCATTCGGCCACCATGTCGTCGATGTGCCGAAGCGCGAGCGCGCTGCGACCGCTCATCATCGCCGCAAAAGCCAGCATGTGCCGGTTGTGCGCGTTTTAGAGCCAGATGAAACCCTTCACCACGCCGCCTTGCGCGCGGTAGGCGATGTCGGCCGCGATGGCTTTTTCGTTGGCCACGACCGCGTCGTCCCAGCGGCCAAGCAGCACGTCGATGTGCGAGGGCATGTGCACCATGTGGCCGACGCCGGGCATGAGCTCCCGCAGGCGGTCGGAGGCGGCGCGGGCTCGGGCCGGCTCAAGCGAGGCCTCCATCGTGTGAATGTAGAGGTGCAACGCCTGCGGATGCGTGGGAGCGAGCGCGAGAACACGTTCCAGCGTGGCGATGATTTCCGGCGTGCCGGGCTGTGGCGTGGCGCCGTCGGCCGACCACAGGTCCCACGGGCGAAGGTCCATCATCGCCTCGGCAAAGAGTGCGCCCACGTCGGCATCCTCCGGAAATTTGCCCCAGACCTCCCGCATCGCCGCCGCGTAAGCTTGATAGAGCGGCGCGCGGTCCGCCACGGGTGGCGCGGCGTAGCGGCGGGCGGCAGCGGCGATCAGCGCCTGCTCCACGGGCGAAGCGCCCGCGGCGTGTTGCTGCGCCTGTTGCAGCGCCTGCCAAGCGAGCTGCGCGCGCGGCTCGGGCACGAAGGGGAAATTGATGCGCGGGCCCGCCGCCGTAGCGATGCCCCACCACGCCATCGCGCAGGCGGGATCGATTTGCGTGGCGGCCTCGAACGAGCGGATCGCCTCGTCGAGGTTGAACGCGTAGAGAAACGCGAGGCCCTGGTCGAAGTAGCGCTGCGCTTCCGGCGAGCGCGTCGTAATCGCGCGGCGACAATCGCCCGCGCCGCGAAAGAGCGGCACCGCAGGTGCGGCGGCGAAAGCGGACGCGGCGAACAGACAGCAGAGAACAACGATTCGATTCATGGCGCGGAGGAGACGGCGAGGTTAACGGCGGGAATTGCGCGCTACAACGGGCCATACGACTCGCACGAGTCGTCGGACGCCTGAGTTTCCGGCTGGCGTCGCCGTGTGGGCTGAGAAATCCTCCCGCCGCTCAACGGCCATGACCTCTCCCCTCGTCAAGCGGCTCCAAATTCTCCTGTCAGTGCTCAGCGTGCTGGTCGTCCTCGCCCTCGCTGCCGCCGGCTGGGTTTACTACCAACTGCACGGCAGCCTGCCTCAACTCGACGGCTCGCAACACCTCGCCGGCCTCTCGGCGCCAGTGAAGATCGAGCGCGACGCGCAAGGCGTGCCACGCCTCACCGGCGCCACGCGCGCCGACGTCGCGCGCGCCCTCGGCTTCGTGCACGCGCAGGATCGATTCTTCCAAATGGACCTGTTGCGCCGCCGCGCGGCCGGTGAGCTCGCCGAACTGTTCGGCAAGGCCGCTCTCCCGGTCGACCGCCGCTCGCGCCTGCACGGCTTCCGCGCTACGTCGGCCAAGATAGTCGCCGCGCTGTCGCCGGAAGACCGCGCGATGCTCGACGCCTACGTCGCCGGCGCCAACGCCGGCCTCGCCGCGCTCGGCAAGACCCCGTGGGAATACCAGGTGCTCCGCGTGACGCCGCGCGCGTGGACCGCCGAGGATTCCATCCTCGCCGTCTACGCGATGTGGTTCGACCTGCAGGACAGCACCGGCAACGAAGACCTGGCCCGCCGCGCGCTGCAGACCGCCTACGGCGCGAGCGGGCTCGCGTTCTTCGATCCACGCGGCAGCTCGAGCGACGCCGCGCTCGACGGGACGACGTTCCCCGCGCCCGATTTGCCCGCCCTGCGTCTCAAGGCGCCGGAGGAAAAACCCACCGCGGCGCTCGCGCCGGATTTCTACGAACCCGCGCTGCTGCCCGGCAGCAACAGCTTCGCCGTCGACGGCGCGCACACCACCACGGGCGCCGCGCTGCTCGCGAACGACATGCACCTCGGCCTCAGCGTCCCGCACGTCTGGTATCGCGCCGAGATGAACTGGACCGATGCTGCCGGCACCGCCCGCCGCGTGGTCGGCGTGACGTTCCCCGGCACGCCCACGATGGCCGCCGGCAGCAACGGCTCCATCGCGTGGGGCTTCACCAACTCTTACATCGACACCACCGACGTCGTCGTGGTCGATCCTTACGCTGACCTCCAATATCGCGCACCCGGCGGCTGGAAGGACATCGAGGAGCGCACCGAGACCATCAAGGTCAAGGGCGAGCCCGACGTGTCGCTCACCGTGCGCTGGACTGAGTGGGGGCCGATCATCGGGCCCGCCGACGAAGGCCGCTACTACGTCGTCCGCTGGACCGCCCATTCGCCCGAGGCGATGAACCTCAACCTCACGCGCCTCGAGACCGCCGCCACCGTCGAGGA
This portion of the Opitutia bacterium genome encodes:
- a CDS encoding YebC/PmpR family DNA-binding transcriptional regulator produces the protein MGRQWLHAKRAIVNLKKGQVVGKLVKEITVAAKLGGGDITANARLFAAVEKAKKASVTRDVIERAIAKGAGTGGEKASLDHVAFEGYAPHKVPVIVECMTDNVQRTAPEIRVLFKKGVLGQAGSNKFLFDHTGIVEAHTAAAGADLEAAGIEAGANDFAPLTHAENDDIPEGASGARFLCDRTAVHTVATWLKSNGWSVITAEIGYVAKQFPELNDAQRAEVGEFLQELEDHDDVQRVWAAVK
- a CDS encoding DNA-3-methyladenine glycosylase I translates to MKNRCPWAEAEVHHHYHDTEWGVPSHDDRHLFEMLILEGAQAGLSWTTILQKRENYRRAFAGFDPEKVVRFDAKKQAALLADPGIVRNRLKVASAVLNARAFLTVQEEFGTFDRYIWTFVGGAPLQPKLKTRDKIPATTPVSDAMSRDLLKRGFKFVGSTICYAFMQATGMTNDHLVTCPCHRDCARLA
- a CDS encoding M20/M25/M40 family metallo-hydrolase → MSSRFRLSLAVVVSLVSPLVLRAELSPEEAKIAAFIDGQRENFVRDLEAAVKIDSATENFVGVRAMSDFFGAQLRELGFDARFVPLPAETKRAGHLVAERKGGRGKRVLLIGHLDSVLPGGTFRLEGDKTYGAGASDIKGGDLVMIYALKALHAAGALDDTQLIVVMTGDEEAPGQPLVLSRKDLWEAAKRSDVALAFEGAIGHTATIARRGIVSWELEVQGATGHSSGIFADHVGSGAVFEMARILAEFHTELRKMDGITCNPALVVGGTDVALERTGGQATGKGNIIAQRALVNGDLRFMSRAQKEEAQAKMQAIVAKHLPRTSAELRFLGDSYPAMEATAENQALLRQLDAVSRDLGYGEVKAYDPKSRGAGDASFVSPPLPTLDGMGASGRGAHAPGEYMDLANMPEMVKRTAVLIYRLTR
- the malQ gene encoding 4-alpha-glucanotransferase, translated to MKKSSAHTATKSAPPAAAPAGNATAPLPLFNWLRSRGAGVLLHPTALPGAQGVGVFDAHALRFLDFLQQAGVKYWQLCPLGPTGYGDSPYACFSAFAGNPHLIDLAALVPHDLLDEADLAPLRTLPTDRVDFGALHEKKRPLLARAYRNFMEREVAAPYGEFEAFKHRHASWLMPYAYFTALKDHFNGASWTEWPVELRDYASAQKSDLRALLEEPIERCCFAQYLFFGQWHLIRTEARARGIEIVGDLPIFVALDSSDAWSNPGLFELDPQTKRPIAVAGVPPDYFSADGQLWGNPLYRWEAHRAENYRWWIERMRAAFELYDIVRIDHFRGFDTYWRIPLPATNARVGEWRQGPGLELFRAFHREFPDARIIAEDLGDLTPSVRDLLAQTGLPGMLVLQFAFGGDATNSYLPHNATPNSVIYPGTHDNDTTLGWYRTASEHERDYVRRYFRVSGQEVAWDFLRAAYASASRLAVIPLQDVLSLESAARFNTPGKPEGNWQWRYRAADLEKLFGGTTNYLRDLAQLYGR
- a CDS encoding OPT/YSL family transporter, coding for MALQQLTDEQTRTWTRAQKDRWWFENVYRGEMPQLTLRSGLTGFAIGFVLAATALYIAAKTGISIGVNLTSVIVAFAMFRMMAKAGIAQDFTILENNATQSIASAAGYMVTPLTTSLAAYMVITGHILEWWQMIVWMAVVATLGVLVAFPMKRRFVNEDQLPFPEGRAAGVVLDALYTGQEAAGLFKAKLLAVTTLVTGLWQFIISDGWMRFLQFTVLRMHQWAGLKEPWNFQETVDVYYYGAAAKYSWWIPKILGTDIRQLGLRLTLDAAMLGVGGLMGIRVATSCVLGAVLNYAVLAPIMIQRGEIKSYVAPSGALVNISRGEIVNQWALWWGVVMMVVGALVGLFGKPELFTRAFATIFRKKAAPVAGAAPEKDVLRDIELPLWLSFVGVPILGVLGAWVNHAFFGVPWLLSFLSLPLIVVLAVICTNSMALTSWMPTGSLAKITQFTMGAIDRSNPASNILPAGMTAEISSNAASLLSDIKPGYMLGAKPRQQAIGHMIGIFSGALAVTPLFFLLFAPANKEGVRSTTTIISEQFPMPAAMQWKGVADIIAKGVHSLPTSAIISMIVAAVAAATFEILRIKTKGRFPISAVSVGLGVVLPPASCFMMWVGAMIFWWKGRQNPTPGTKGHDLWVEGYESICAGLISGSALVGIGNAIMNVLLG
- a CDS encoding MBL fold metallo-hydrolase, with protein sequence MRFVDGLHLGRPKVIGTGVVGDEKLALVDCGPESIFNNTVAGLLHAGLRPENVTHVFVTHIHFDHAGAAWRWAEEYGATVCVHPKGAPHLADPAKLLASATKIFGDQMNYLWGDMRPVRADKLRVVQDNETVEAGGTIFTALDTPGHAQHHHAWWLERERTLFSGDVMGVVIDGGPCLPPCPPPDINIEQWLGSLQRIMKLQPARVFFTHFGEIDDPAKRLNELVERLLDWAEWIAEELKIGMPEEKIVPLFEQRVRAELKMAGLSDEMLDTYEQADPAAMSVGGLARYWRKFRPEQIK